In a genomic window of Seriola aureovittata isolate HTS-2021-v1 ecotype China chromosome 11, ASM2101889v1, whole genome shotgun sequence:
- the parp4 gene encoding protein mono-ADP-ribosyltransferase PARP4 isoform X1, protein MALFENCSLLLDLKTLPFKEKKRLKSAVTENGGNISFVVNKQCSLIVTSDVSNLSSNRLRSIQKYETPVVGVEYVYSCLDRGALLPVDGYKLETSAPSDFSTPPLVLPSPRSTPLSQASKAPTSTAVAEQPKEPAESMDSVSRTQRTETPEKSGNILEKFRIYTETDSDLPSYPDNFQVAKYSVFEKINSNTWCVLELQSVKGEKGRLYRVVRYWKNNTGAKKEAMKDMLVFLSTSEEALEMYQALRETFKTTGLQLRSSIPPQARDLGSSPLQQLLLEEKLNTGSLSQEVAVFVEMLWTEAVGLLSNILRVSVNKLSLNDVTRAEGLLLQAQRKLKEENPTEVVSLLAEFYTLLPHWMPQLSPDAKLISQKLDLCQLIRDLLNVSEMTLRSPAPSCLGNYRALRCSIETVPSSSSEFQAVTALLRDSKVQIQQVLRVSRGVELQTFKGELGNIKPLLHSSSPSNFVGILSRGLLLPRVGVEHHGIERTDTGNLGSGIYFTDAISTSLKYSKCSVTDGSRLLLVCDVALGSCKDVHKRDLMLTEAPEGHHSVHGVRRSRNTHSEFEDDEYVVYSPDQVKLKYVVQFSIEGDQLKEFSPTINNSAEPCLPPSDQTPSLDLDDGVEKIKNPLEDVTAGLLDSSGEQLPLQAVHVKCKLMDLLSQVIIFQKYTNTSSVPIEAKYVFPLDDSAAVCGFEAFINGKHVVGKVKEKEAARKEYKQAIEKGHGAYLMDQDAPDVFTISVGNLPPGATVLIKVTFVSELIIRRGGILFSLPGSVAPWQESAALNQTTQVTVEKVCVTDKAASTREFTLDVSIEMPYEIDTVYCLTHKVKMKSTQCKAVVSVLPGEVMGAEGFQLTVTLSEIHRPRMWVETHPDKDSQACMLVFYPYFDIESMFVPDEVVLLLDTSESMKGESLHMAQRIALQVLKTLGLHLRLNVILFGTDHTEAFLTAQPLAEFHQAAENFIKRLSPVGGSTELWRPLRALSLLPPSVGTRNLLLLSDGHIQNAELTLQLLRDNAQHSRLFTCGLSPTANRHMLRALAQAGGGAYEFFDTKTKHNWAEKVASQVKRIASPGCSSVSVKWQQFNPRAPTPVQAPKQLHALFSNCHTLVYGFVPHCTQATLLGNLSGQELKTIVSTSELQKTRGTFLHKLTARALIRDYEDGNLDTNEAEHEGKKEELKSFVIELSKEFSILSQFTSFVAIEERDSEKPEEGFTDIPKLIAEEDVDFLRYISWTLPQESSEEEIEDEEEYSVCLHSSEVLEERTHSMGPIKCDMALSSSSDDSLMKETLLTSGVLQSLEHSGSSDESSQIEFSSPIVGHQEAADFREANSMRSSVLLRGLEFLPDCTIVKGRLPSHPALPPPPPPPPPPLAQAQVFGSLVLPPPHPLGFIGSQVKSRSHKMSYRALDMPLPLTSSADTCDSFDRSFSCSQPRQRRTSPKMTEKSRRRIPMTSKPTQSPPLILDMKNECPVIKPQDLSFTGAEVGDELSATLLCHSRRRVKGIETESMEIMADTAEPAPLVHVQEPVRKRMNRSQIIDEFLGTSATLRLKLDSKEGTYLKHVLQKVFLYLRFPR, encoded by the exons ATGGCTTTGTTTGAGAACTGCTCCTTGTTATTGGATCTGAAAACTTTGCCCTTcaaggagaagaagaggctgAAGTCAGCAGTAACAGAGAATGGAGGCAACATTTCCTTTGTGGTCAATAAACAG TGCTCTCTGATAGTGACCAGCGATGTGTCCAACCTGAGCTCCAACAGGCTGCGTAGCATCCAGAAGTACGAGACTCCCGTGGTCGGGGTGGAGTATGTGTACAGCTGTCTGGACAGAGGAGCTCTTCTGCCTGTGGATGGATACAAGCTGGAGACATCCGCTCCCTCTGATTTTTCAACCCCTCCTCTTGTTCTCCCCTCGCCGAGGTCAACTCCATTGTCACAAG CGTCCAAAGCACCGACGAGCACAGCTGTTGCTGAGCAACCCAAAGAGCCGGCCGAGTCTATGGACTCCGTCAGTCGGactcagaggacagagactccTGAGAAAAGCGGAAATATCCTGGAaaagttcag aATTTACACGGAGACTGATTCTGATCTTCCATCGTATCCGGATAATTTTCAAGTGGCCAAGTATTCAGTCTTTGAAAAG ATAAACAGCAACACATGGTGTGTGCTGGAGCTGCAGAGCGtcaaaggagagaaaggacGGCTGTACCGTGTGGTCAGGTACTGGAAGAATAATACAGGAGCCAAG aaggaggcGATGAAGGATATGCTGGTGTTTCTGTCCACGTCAGAGGAAGCTCTGGAGATGTACCAGGCTCTGAGAGAGACCTTCAAGACTACAGGTCTGCAGCTGAGGAGCAGCATCCCTCCACAGGCCCGCGACCTGGGTTCCTCCCCCCTGCAGCAG ctgctgctggaggagaaactGAACACAGGAAGCTTATCACAGGAGGTGGCCGTTTTTGTGGAGATGCTGTGGACTGAGGCCGTGGGCTTACTCAGCAACATCCTCAGAGTTTCAGTCAACAAGCTCAGCCTCAATGAT gtgaCCAGGGCGGAGGGCTTGTTGCTTCAGGCTCAGAGGAAGCTAAAGGAGGAAAATCCTACAGAGGTGGTGTCTCTCCTGGCAGAGTTTTACACCCTGCTGCCGCACTGGATGCCCCAGTTATCCCCCGATGCCAAGCTCATCTCTCAGAAACTGGACCTCTGTCAG TTAATTAGAGATCTGCTGAACGTGAGTGAGATGACTCTGAGAAGCCCCGCCCCTTCCTGTCTGGGAAACTACCGCGCTCTGAGGTGCAGCATTGAGACGGTTCCCTCCAGCAGCTCCGAGTTTCAGGCCGTGACTGCTCTGCTGCGGGACAG CAAGGTGCAGATCCAACAGGTTCTGCGTGTCAGCCGAGGGGTGGAGCTTCAGACATTTAAGGGTGAGCTCGGGAACATTAAGCCACTCCTCCATTCCTCCAGCCCCAGCAACTTTGTAGGAATCCTTTCCCg TGGTCTGCTGTTGCCCCGTGTTGGAGTGGAGCATCATGGGATAGAGAGAACAGACACTGGTAATCTGGGCAGTGGAATCTACTTCACTGATGCCATTAG CACCAGTCTGAAATACTCCAAGTGCAGCGTGACAGACGGCTCTCGGCTGCTGTTGGTGTGCGATGTGGCGTTAGGAAGTTGCAAGGACGTCCACAAGAGAGACCTCATGCTGACCGAAGCCCCTGAGGGACACCACAGCGTGCATGGAGTCCGCCGCAGCCGTAACACACACTCCGAGTTTGag GATGATGAGTATGTGGTCTACAGTCCTGATCAAGTGAAACTGAAGTACGTGGTACAGTTCAGCATCGAGGGAGACCAGCTGAAGGAGTTCAGTCCTACCATCAACAACTCCGCTGAGCCGTGTCTGCCTCCATCTGATCAGA cacCCTCTTTGGATTTGGATGACGGGgttgaaaagattaaaaaccCCCTGGAGGATGTGACAGCTGGACTGTTGGACAGCTCTGGCGAGCAGCTCCCTCTGCAGGCCGTCCACGTGAAGTGCAAACTGATGGATCTGCTCTCTCAG GTCATCATTTTCCAGAAATACACCAACACGAGCTCCGTGCCCATTGAGGCAAAGTATGTCTTCCCATTGGACGattctgcagcagtgtgtggatTTGAAGCTTTCATCAACGGGAAACATGTGGTGGGAAAG gtgaaagagaaagaggcgGCTCGTAAGGAGTACAAGCAGGCTATTGAGAAAGGCCACGGAGCGTATCTCATGGACCAGGATGCCCCT GACGTGTTCACAATCAGCGTGGGCAACCTGCCGCCCGGCGCCACCGTCCTCATTAAAGTTACCTTCGTGTCTGAGCTGATCATCAGGCGTGGGGGTATTCTTTTCTCCCTGCCTGGGAGTGTGGCTCCGTGGCAGGAGAGTGCAGCACTCAACCAGACCACACAG GTCACTGtggagaaggtgtgtgtgactgacaagGCAGCAAGTACAAG AGAGTTCACCCTAGACGTGTCGATTGAGATGCCCTATGAAATTGACACTGTGTATTGCCTCACTCACAAAGTCAAGATGAAG AGTACACAGTGTAAGGCAGTAGTGAGTGTGCTGCCAGGAGAGGTCATGGGTGCAGAGGGTTTCCAGCTGACAGTCACTCTGTCTGAGATCCACCGGCCCAGGATGTGGGTAGAGACCCACCCTGACAAGGACAGCCAG gcCTGCATGTTGGTTTTCTATCCATACTTTGACATCGAGTCCATGTTTGTGCCCGATGAAGTCGTCCTGTTGCTGGACACGTCTGAGTCCATGAAGGGAGAGTCTCTCCACATGGCCCAGAGGATCGCCCTCCAGGTCCTCAAAACCCTCGGCCTTCACCTTAGACtcaatgtcattttatttggCACAG ATCACACTGAAGCGTTCCTGACAGCACAGCCGCTCGCTGAATTTCATCAGGCAGCAGAGAACTTTATCAAG CGCCTCTCTCCAGTGGGAGGCAGCACCGAGCTGTGGCGGCCCCTGCGCGCTCTCAGCCTGCTGCCTCCGTCCGTCGGCACCAggaacctgctgctgctgtcggaCGGCCACATCCAGAACGCAGAGCTCACCTTGCAGCTGCTCAGAGACAACGCTCAGCACAGCCGCCTCTTCACCTGTGGGCTCAG CCCGACAGCCAATCGGCACATGCTGAGAGCTCTGGCCCAGGCAGGGGGTGGAGCCTATGAATTCTTCgacacaaaaaccaaacacaactGGGCAGAGAAG GTGGCATCTCAGGTGAAGCGTATTGCATCTCCTGGCTGcagttcagtgtcagtgaagtgGCAGCAGTTCAACCCAAGGGCGCCCACTCCTGTGCAAGCCCCCAAACAGCTGCATGCTCTGTTCAGCAACTGTCACACCCTGGTTTACGGCTTCGTGCCACACTGCACCCAG GCCACCCTCCTTGGAAACCTGAGTGGGCAGGAGCTCAAAACCATAGTGTCAACCAGTGAGCTGCAGAAGACTAGAGGCACA tttcttcacaaGCTCACAGCAAGGGCCCTGATCAGGGATTATGAAGACGGAAACCTGGATACCAATGAGGCCGaacatgag GGGAAGAAAGAGGAGTTGAAGTCCTTCGTCATAGAGTTGAGCAAAGAGTTCTCCATTCTGTCTCAGTTCACCAGCTTCGTTGCCATTGAGGAAAGG GACTCAGAAAAACCAGAGGAGGGTTTCACAGACATCCCCAAGTTGATCGCAGAAGAAGATGTGGACTTCCTCCGCTACATCAGCTGGACTTTACCTCAGGAGAGTTCAGAGGAAGAGATAGAGGACGAAGAGGAatactctgtgtgtttacattcatctgAAGTTCTGGAG GAAAGAACCCATTCTATGGGCCCAATTAAATGTGACATGGCACTCTCCAGCTCTTCAGATGATTCACTAATG AAAGAAACCCTTCTTACATCGGGAGTCCTACAAAGTTTGGAACACTCCGGCTCTTCAGATGAATCG AGTCAGATTGAATTCTCTTCACCAATTGTGGGGCATCAAGAAGCCGCTGATTTCAGAGAGGCTAACAGCATGAGGTCCTCAGTACTGCTCAGAGGTTTGGAATTTCTTCCTGATTGCACGATTGTGAAGGGTCGTCTTCCTTCTCATCccgctcttcctcctcctcctcctcctcctcctcctccacttgcACAAGCCCAAGTTTTCGGCTCTCTAGTCCTTCCACCTCCACATCCCCTTGGATTCATTGGATCTCAGGTCAAGTCTCGTTCACACAAAATGTCTTATAGAGCTCTCGACATGCCACTTCCACTCACTTCCTCGGCGGACACTTGCGATAGTTTCGACAGGAGTTTTTCATGTTCCCAGCCACGGCAACGACGCACTTCACCTAAAATGACCGAGAAATCCAGGAGGCGGATACCAATGACATCTAAACCAACCCAGAGTCCCCCACTGATTCTTGACATGAAAAATGAGTGTCCAGTCATAAAGCCCCAAGATTTGAGTTTCACTGGCGCTGAAGTTGGAGACGAACTTTCAGCGACATTATTGTGCCACAGCAGACGTAGGGTCAAGGGCATAGAAACTGAATCTATGGAAATCATGGCTGACACAGCTGAACCCGCACCTCTCGTACATGTCCAGGAACCTGTGAGAAAACGTATGAATCGCTCTCAAATTATCGACGAATTTCTTGGGACATCGGCTACTCTCCGCCTCAAGTTGGACTCCAAAGAAGGAACTTATTTGAAGCACGTGCTGCAGAAAGTCTTTCTTTACCTCCGCTTTCCCCGATGA
- the parp4 gene encoding protein mono-ADP-ribosyltransferase PARP4 isoform X2, producing MALFENCSLLLDLKTLPFKEKKRLKSAVTENGGNISFVVNKQCSLIVTSDVSNLSSNRLRSIQKYETPVVGVEYVYSCLDRGALLPVDGYKLETSAPSDFSTPPLVLPSPRSTPLSQASKAPTSTAVAEQPKEPAESMDSVSRTQRTETPEKSGNILEKFRIYTETDSDLPSYPDNFQVAKYSVFEKINSNTWCVLELQSVKGEKGRLYRVVRYWKNNTGAKKEAMKDMLVFLSTSEEALEMYQALRETFKTTGLQLRSSIPPQARDLGSSPLQQLLLEEKLNTGSLSQEVAVFVEMLWTEAVGLLSNILRVSVNKLSLNDVTRAEGLLLQAQRKLKEENPTEVVSLLAEFYTLLPHWMPQLSPDAKLISQKLDLCQLIRDLLNVSEMTLRSPAPSCLGNYRALRCSIETVPSSSSEFQAVTALLRDSKVQIQQVLRVSRGVELQTFKGELGNIKPLLHSSSPSNFVGILSRGLLLPRVGVEHHGIERTDTGNLGSGIYFTDAISTSLKYSKCSVTDGSRLLLVCDVALGSCKDVHKRDLMLTEAPEGHHSVHGVRRSRNTHSEFEDDEYVVYSPDQVKLKYVVQFSIEGDQLKEFSPTINNSAEPCLPPSDQTPSLDLDDGVEKIKNPLEDVTAGLLDSSGEQLPLQAVHVKCKLMDLLSQVIIFQKYTNTSSVPIEAKYVFPLDDSAAVCGFEAFINGKHVVGKVKEKEAARKEYKQAIEKGHGAYLMDQDAPDVFTISVGNLPPGATVLIKVTFVSELIIRRGGILFSLPGSVAPWQESAALNQTTQVTVEKVCVTDKAASTREFTLDVSIEMPYEIDTVYCLTHKVKMKSTQCKAVVSVLPGEVMGAEGFQLTVTLSEIHRPRMWVETHPDKDSQACMLVFYPYFDIESMFVPDEVVLLLDTSESMKGESLHMAQRIALQVLKTLGLHLRLNVILFGTDHTEAFLTAQPLAEFHQAAENFIKRLSPVGGSTELWRPLRALSLLPPSVGTRNLLLLSDGHIQNAELTLQLLRDNAQHSRLFTCGLSPTANRHMLRALAQAGGGAYEFFDTKTKHNWAEKVASQVKRIASPGCSSVSVKWQQFNPRAPTPVQAPKQLHALFSNCHTLVYGFVPHCTQATLLGNLSGQELKTIVSTSELQKTRGTFLHKLTARALIRDYEDGNLDTNEAEHEGKKEELKSFVIELSKEFSILSQFTSFVAIEERDSEKPEEGFTDIPKLIAEEDVDFLRYISWTLPQESSEEEIEDEEEYSERTHSMGPIKCDMALSSSSDDSLMKETLLTSGVLQSLEHSGSSDESSQIEFSSPIVGHQEAADFREANSMRSSVLLRGLEFLPDCTIVKGRLPSHPALPPPPPPPPPPLAQAQVFGSLVLPPPHPLGFIGSQVKSRSHKMSYRALDMPLPLTSSADTCDSFDRSFSCSQPRQRRTSPKMTEKSRRRIPMTSKPTQSPPLILDMKNECPVIKPQDLSFTGAEVGDELSATLLCHSRRRVKGIETESMEIMADTAEPAPLVHVQEPVRKRMNRSQIIDEFLGTSATLRLKLDSKEGTYLKHVLQKVFLYLRFPR from the exons ATGGCTTTGTTTGAGAACTGCTCCTTGTTATTGGATCTGAAAACTTTGCCCTTcaaggagaagaagaggctgAAGTCAGCAGTAACAGAGAATGGAGGCAACATTTCCTTTGTGGTCAATAAACAG TGCTCTCTGATAGTGACCAGCGATGTGTCCAACCTGAGCTCCAACAGGCTGCGTAGCATCCAGAAGTACGAGACTCCCGTGGTCGGGGTGGAGTATGTGTACAGCTGTCTGGACAGAGGAGCTCTTCTGCCTGTGGATGGATACAAGCTGGAGACATCCGCTCCCTCTGATTTTTCAACCCCTCCTCTTGTTCTCCCCTCGCCGAGGTCAACTCCATTGTCACAAG CGTCCAAAGCACCGACGAGCACAGCTGTTGCTGAGCAACCCAAAGAGCCGGCCGAGTCTATGGACTCCGTCAGTCGGactcagaggacagagactccTGAGAAAAGCGGAAATATCCTGGAaaagttcag aATTTACACGGAGACTGATTCTGATCTTCCATCGTATCCGGATAATTTTCAAGTGGCCAAGTATTCAGTCTTTGAAAAG ATAAACAGCAACACATGGTGTGTGCTGGAGCTGCAGAGCGtcaaaggagagaaaggacGGCTGTACCGTGTGGTCAGGTACTGGAAGAATAATACAGGAGCCAAG aaggaggcGATGAAGGATATGCTGGTGTTTCTGTCCACGTCAGAGGAAGCTCTGGAGATGTACCAGGCTCTGAGAGAGACCTTCAAGACTACAGGTCTGCAGCTGAGGAGCAGCATCCCTCCACAGGCCCGCGACCTGGGTTCCTCCCCCCTGCAGCAG ctgctgctggaggagaaactGAACACAGGAAGCTTATCACAGGAGGTGGCCGTTTTTGTGGAGATGCTGTGGACTGAGGCCGTGGGCTTACTCAGCAACATCCTCAGAGTTTCAGTCAACAAGCTCAGCCTCAATGAT gtgaCCAGGGCGGAGGGCTTGTTGCTTCAGGCTCAGAGGAAGCTAAAGGAGGAAAATCCTACAGAGGTGGTGTCTCTCCTGGCAGAGTTTTACACCCTGCTGCCGCACTGGATGCCCCAGTTATCCCCCGATGCCAAGCTCATCTCTCAGAAACTGGACCTCTGTCAG TTAATTAGAGATCTGCTGAACGTGAGTGAGATGACTCTGAGAAGCCCCGCCCCTTCCTGTCTGGGAAACTACCGCGCTCTGAGGTGCAGCATTGAGACGGTTCCCTCCAGCAGCTCCGAGTTTCAGGCCGTGACTGCTCTGCTGCGGGACAG CAAGGTGCAGATCCAACAGGTTCTGCGTGTCAGCCGAGGGGTGGAGCTTCAGACATTTAAGGGTGAGCTCGGGAACATTAAGCCACTCCTCCATTCCTCCAGCCCCAGCAACTTTGTAGGAATCCTTTCCCg TGGTCTGCTGTTGCCCCGTGTTGGAGTGGAGCATCATGGGATAGAGAGAACAGACACTGGTAATCTGGGCAGTGGAATCTACTTCACTGATGCCATTAG CACCAGTCTGAAATACTCCAAGTGCAGCGTGACAGACGGCTCTCGGCTGCTGTTGGTGTGCGATGTGGCGTTAGGAAGTTGCAAGGACGTCCACAAGAGAGACCTCATGCTGACCGAAGCCCCTGAGGGACACCACAGCGTGCATGGAGTCCGCCGCAGCCGTAACACACACTCCGAGTTTGag GATGATGAGTATGTGGTCTACAGTCCTGATCAAGTGAAACTGAAGTACGTGGTACAGTTCAGCATCGAGGGAGACCAGCTGAAGGAGTTCAGTCCTACCATCAACAACTCCGCTGAGCCGTGTCTGCCTCCATCTGATCAGA cacCCTCTTTGGATTTGGATGACGGGgttgaaaagattaaaaaccCCCTGGAGGATGTGACAGCTGGACTGTTGGACAGCTCTGGCGAGCAGCTCCCTCTGCAGGCCGTCCACGTGAAGTGCAAACTGATGGATCTGCTCTCTCAG GTCATCATTTTCCAGAAATACACCAACACGAGCTCCGTGCCCATTGAGGCAAAGTATGTCTTCCCATTGGACGattctgcagcagtgtgtggatTTGAAGCTTTCATCAACGGGAAACATGTGGTGGGAAAG gtgaaagagaaagaggcgGCTCGTAAGGAGTACAAGCAGGCTATTGAGAAAGGCCACGGAGCGTATCTCATGGACCAGGATGCCCCT GACGTGTTCACAATCAGCGTGGGCAACCTGCCGCCCGGCGCCACCGTCCTCATTAAAGTTACCTTCGTGTCTGAGCTGATCATCAGGCGTGGGGGTATTCTTTTCTCCCTGCCTGGGAGTGTGGCTCCGTGGCAGGAGAGTGCAGCACTCAACCAGACCACACAG GTCACTGtggagaaggtgtgtgtgactgacaagGCAGCAAGTACAAG AGAGTTCACCCTAGACGTGTCGATTGAGATGCCCTATGAAATTGACACTGTGTATTGCCTCACTCACAAAGTCAAGATGAAG AGTACACAGTGTAAGGCAGTAGTGAGTGTGCTGCCAGGAGAGGTCATGGGTGCAGAGGGTTTCCAGCTGACAGTCACTCTGTCTGAGATCCACCGGCCCAGGATGTGGGTAGAGACCCACCCTGACAAGGACAGCCAG gcCTGCATGTTGGTTTTCTATCCATACTTTGACATCGAGTCCATGTTTGTGCCCGATGAAGTCGTCCTGTTGCTGGACACGTCTGAGTCCATGAAGGGAGAGTCTCTCCACATGGCCCAGAGGATCGCCCTCCAGGTCCTCAAAACCCTCGGCCTTCACCTTAGACtcaatgtcattttatttggCACAG ATCACACTGAAGCGTTCCTGACAGCACAGCCGCTCGCTGAATTTCATCAGGCAGCAGAGAACTTTATCAAG CGCCTCTCTCCAGTGGGAGGCAGCACCGAGCTGTGGCGGCCCCTGCGCGCTCTCAGCCTGCTGCCTCCGTCCGTCGGCACCAggaacctgctgctgctgtcggaCGGCCACATCCAGAACGCAGAGCTCACCTTGCAGCTGCTCAGAGACAACGCTCAGCACAGCCGCCTCTTCACCTGTGGGCTCAG CCCGACAGCCAATCGGCACATGCTGAGAGCTCTGGCCCAGGCAGGGGGTGGAGCCTATGAATTCTTCgacacaaaaaccaaacacaactGGGCAGAGAAG GTGGCATCTCAGGTGAAGCGTATTGCATCTCCTGGCTGcagttcagtgtcagtgaagtgGCAGCAGTTCAACCCAAGGGCGCCCACTCCTGTGCAAGCCCCCAAACAGCTGCATGCTCTGTTCAGCAACTGTCACACCCTGGTTTACGGCTTCGTGCCACACTGCACCCAG GCCACCCTCCTTGGAAACCTGAGTGGGCAGGAGCTCAAAACCATAGTGTCAACCAGTGAGCTGCAGAAGACTAGAGGCACA tttcttcacaaGCTCACAGCAAGGGCCCTGATCAGGGATTATGAAGACGGAAACCTGGATACCAATGAGGCCGaacatgag GGGAAGAAAGAGGAGTTGAAGTCCTTCGTCATAGAGTTGAGCAAAGAGTTCTCCATTCTGTCTCAGTTCACCAGCTTCGTTGCCATTGAGGAAAGG GACTCAGAAAAACCAGAGGAGGGTTTCACAGACATCCCCAAGTTGATCGCAGAAGAAGATGTGGACTTCCTCCGCTACATCAGCTGGACTTTACCTCAGGAGAGTTCAGAGGAAGAGATAGAGGACGAAGAGGAatactct GAAAGAACCCATTCTATGGGCCCAATTAAATGTGACATGGCACTCTCCAGCTCTTCAGATGATTCACTAATG AAAGAAACCCTTCTTACATCGGGAGTCCTACAAAGTTTGGAACACTCCGGCTCTTCAGATGAATCG AGTCAGATTGAATTCTCTTCACCAATTGTGGGGCATCAAGAAGCCGCTGATTTCAGAGAGGCTAACAGCATGAGGTCCTCAGTACTGCTCAGAGGTTTGGAATTTCTTCCTGATTGCACGATTGTGAAGGGTCGTCTTCCTTCTCATCccgctcttcctcctcctcctcctcctcctcctcctccacttgcACAAGCCCAAGTTTTCGGCTCTCTAGTCCTTCCACCTCCACATCCCCTTGGATTCATTGGATCTCAGGTCAAGTCTCGTTCACACAAAATGTCTTATAGAGCTCTCGACATGCCACTTCCACTCACTTCCTCGGCGGACACTTGCGATAGTTTCGACAGGAGTTTTTCATGTTCCCAGCCACGGCAACGACGCACTTCACCTAAAATGACCGAGAAATCCAGGAGGCGGATACCAATGACATCTAAACCAACCCAGAGTCCCCCACTGATTCTTGACATGAAAAATGAGTGTCCAGTCATAAAGCCCCAAGATTTGAGTTTCACTGGCGCTGAAGTTGGAGACGAACTTTCAGCGACATTATTGTGCCACAGCAGACGTAGGGTCAAGGGCATAGAAACTGAATCTATGGAAATCATGGCTGACACAGCTGAACCCGCACCTCTCGTACATGTCCAGGAACCTGTGAGAAAACGTATGAATCGCTCTCAAATTATCGACGAATTTCTTGGGACATCGGCTACTCTCCGCCTCAAGTTGGACTCCAAAGAAGGAACTTATTTGAAGCACGTGCTGCAGAAAGTCTTTCTTTACCTCCGCTTTCCCCGATGA
- the LOC130177745 gene encoding heat shock 70 kDa protein 12A-like, producing the protein MSDSFIIAIDFGTAYSGYAFSVSPREAQTEPILKTWGKKYGFDTPKTPTCILFNEKEEFITFGYDAKMAYCKMGKTESQEKYFFENFKMSLYGTQLDRNMMIPAANGKSMNALKVFTAALRFLKEDALDTISAHTSGRQYIASDFTWVLTVPAIWDVAAKQFMREAATEAGIVTNESANRLVIALEPEAASVWSKKLPVDGFIADNQNKDTLEQAPGTQYIVVDCGGGTVDISVHEVLYGGALKQLHKACGNNMGGQTVDEKFKDFLKEIFLDDLWDEYEKSYPSELQRIMYDFTVVKQVDDDATILCPFNLAELARKRQNIDMYFKQVQGASWEDGEIKISREKMKSFFAESVGKITNNLREILKKGFEIQYILLVGGYASSDVLRRYITNQFTAQCKVLCPYRAQEAILKGAVMFGKTPEVVAIRKSAFTYGIDVWQIFDESIHKKEKKTSNNDGLWCRDIFRKLVEIGEDVGWDETREHIFHPVDANQTFVNFAFYRTERENPMYVDEWGLEAVGSVDVSMPLTERGRNRKIKLEIKFGSTEIQATVTDVDSKCTGRTNIDFMTKA; encoded by the exons ATGAGTGACTCCTTTATCATAGCAATAGACTTTGGTACTGCCTACAGCGGATATGCCTTCAGTGTGTCACCAAGAGAGGCACAAACTGAGCCCATTCTGAAGACCTGGGGCAAGAAGTATGGATTTGACACCCCGAAGACTCCGACCTGCattctttttaatgaaaaagaagaattcATTACGTTTGGTTATGATGCCAAAATGGCGTACTGTAAAATGGGTAAAACAGAGTCACAGGAAAAATACTTCTTTGAAAACTTTAAGATGTCTCTCTATGGCACA CAACTCGATAGAAACATGATGATTCCAGCAGCAAATGGAAAGTCGATGAATGCCCTGAAAGTTTTCACAGCGGCACTGCGCTTCCTAAAGGAAGACGCACTGGACACCATCAGCGCCCACACATCAGGGCGGCAGTATATTGCCTCTGATTTCACCTGGGTGCTGACGGTACCTGCTATCTGGGATGTTGCAGCAAAGCAGTTCATGAGAGAAGCAGCAACTGAG GCTGGCATTGTAACAAATGAATCGGCAAACCGGTTGGTAATAGCACTGGAGCCCGAGGCAGCATCAGTCTGGAGTAAGAAGCTCCCAGTTGATGGTTTCATTGCAGACAACCAAAACAAGGACACACTAGAGCAGGCTCCAGGAACACAATACATTGTTGTTGATTGTGGAG GTGGTACTGTTGACATAAGTGTACATGAAGTGCTGTATGGAGGAGCCCTGAAGCAGCTGCACAAGGCTTGTGGCAACAATATGGGAGGACAAACGGTTGATGAAAAATTCAAAGATTTCCTCAAAGAAATATTCTTAGATGACCTCTGGGATGAGTATGAAAAGAGTTATCCTAGCGAGCTTCAGAGAATCATGTATGACTTCACTGTCGTCAAACAAGTGGATGACGATGCCACAATCCTTTGCCCATTTAACTTGGCAGAATTAGCTAGGAAAAGGCAAAATATTGATATGTACTTCAAGCAGGTGCAAGGTGCATCCTGGGAGGATGGAGAAATCAAAATCtcaagagagaaaatgaaatcttTCTTTGCTGAGAGTGTAGGCAAGATCACCAACAATCTCAGAGAAATCTTGAAGAAAGGTTTCGAAATCCAGTACATTCTGTTGGTGGGGGGCTACGCTTCAAGTGATGTTCTGCGCAGGTACATCACCAATCAGTTCACTGCTCAGTGTAAAGTGCTGTGCCCTTACAGGGCACAGGAGGCAATTTTGAAAGGAGCTGTCATGTTTGGAAAAACCCCGGAGGTTGTGGCAATCCGGAAAAGTGCTTTTACTTATGGGATTGATGTCTGGCAGATATTTGATGAGTCCAtacataagaaagaaaagaaaacctcaaATAATGACGGGCTCTGGTGCCGTGATATTTTCAGGAAACTGGTGGAAATCGGTGAAGACGTAGGTTGGGATGAAACCAGAGAGCACATTTTCCATCCAGTAGATGCAAATCAGACATTTGTGAATTTTGCATTTTAtcgcacagagagagaaaatccaaTGTATGTTGATGAGTGGGGCCTGGAGGCTGTTGGTTCGGTTGATGTTAGCATGCCTTTGACAGAACGTGGCCGAAATCGGAAAATCAAATTGGAAATAAAGTTTGGCTCCACAGAAATTCAAGCCACAGTCACTGACGTTGATTCCAAGTGTACAGGTAGAACCAACATTGATTTCATGACCAAAGCATGA